From Pan troglodytes isolate AG18354 chromosome 9, NHGRI_mPanTro3-v2.0_pri, whole genome shotgun sequence, the proteins below share one genomic window:
- the LOC134807402 gene encoding uncharacterized protein LOC134807402, protein MPDRRPRRRSGRAPARRSLTGRPAGQGAAAVGRAGRLRRLRRLWRLWSGDALLAAALTPLPPPHEERRPRHSPPSRSPLIGRRPPARRIITAAALATPPPHWLRRRPQPRALRPPKLQDEDNSITRRKPGSLCYHKDERCLTKTVCKDFV, encoded by the exons ATGCCCGACAGGCGGCCGAGGAGGC GGTCCGGCCGGGCGCCCGCTCGCCGCTCTCTCACTGGCAGGCCGGCGGGGCAGGGGGCCGCGGCGGTTGGGCGCGCGGGGCGGCTGCGGCGACTGCGGCGACTGTGGAGACTGTGGAGCGGGGATGCGCTGCTGGCCGCTGCACTCACTCCTCTGCCGCCGCCGCACGAGGAGCGCCGGCCGCGTCACAGCCCGCCCTCGCGCTCGCCACTGATTGGCCGCCGTCCGCCGGCCCGGCGCATCATAACCGCCGCCGCCCTCGCCACGCCGCCTCCCCATTGGCTGCGGCGCCGCCCCCAACCCAGAGCGCTGCGGCCTCC GAAGCTGCAGGATGAAGACAACAGCATCACAAGGAGGAAGCCAGGATCCCTGTGTTACCACAAGGATGAGAGATGCCTAACCAAGACCGTCTGCAAGGATTTTGTGTGA